TCGCCGCCACGGGCGCGCCTCTCCATCCCGAGGGACAGTTCGAGGTGGCGATCGTCGCGAGCCGTCCTGAAACGACGCACATCGCTGTAACGCCGAACCCGCGAACGATCGAGGCGCTTCCGGGCACGGAAACGACGATCGTCGCTTGCATCAAGGATGGGGCCGGCACCACGATCACGGGCTCGACCGACGCCCTAGGAATCTCGAACGGTTCGTCCGGCCTCACCGCGGTGACGACGGTGACCGGGGCGACCGTTACTGCGATCTCTGGCTGCGCGTCCTTCCCAACAGCGGCGACTGGCAACGTCGGCTTCGACCTCCTCACCATCATCGACTCCACAACCACAACGCTCGACCCGCTAAAGGTGCTCGTGAAGGCCGTGGACACGACACCACCCGTCATCAACGTGACGGGGCCCGCCACAGGCAGCACGCTTACCTCCGCGAACGTCTTCTTCTCGGGCACCGTGGGCAACGCTGACCGCGACCTGGCTCAGGTGACGGTCAAAATCTACCCCGGAAGCGCCGCGACAGGGACGCCGCGGCTTACGCGCTCGGTCCTTCGGTCCATCGACGGGCCGAACGCTTTCTTCAGCGCCAGCGCTTATCTGCCCAACGGGCAGTGGACCGCGAAGGTCGAGCAACGCGACAGCGCCGGCAACGTGGGTTCGTCTGTCACGACGTTCACGGTCGCGGCGCCGAGCGTGACGTTCACACCGTCCGCTGTTGATGCGGGCACCACCGAGTTCCTGGTCTCGGGTAGTGGCTTCCCGAGCGCGGAGTTCGCTGGCGTGAGCCTGGTCGACCTCGCGACCCTGAGCACCGTCACGCCCGCGTGCCGCACCGGCTCGGCAGATTGCTCCTCCTCCGGTCTCGTCACCCTCGTTAGTGGTGCATTCACCAACGCTGGATACGTAACACAGTCGACACAGGCTGCTGGCGCATATGGCCTACTTGTCAGTGCCTTCGGGACCGTCGCGGTCAGCAGCCAGGCACTCATCGTCGGGCCTGCCGGATCGATCTTTGTCCAGATCGCGAACGACGCGAATGGCAACGGCGTCGTCGACGAGGGCGACCCTCTTGTCGACGCCGCCCGCATCGACGCGTTCGCGGTCGTGAGTGGGGTACGCGCGGCAATGCCGCTCTTCAGCGTGGCGAACGACAGCAGGCTGATCCTCGACAACGTGCCAGCCGGCACGTACGACGTCGTCGAAACGAACGCCGCCGGGTTCGTCAGCGTGGACGCCGTCCCCGGTGTGAACGCGACGAAGCTGGACAACGACACCTTGCGCCTGACGATCCTGAGAGACCTGCTCGGAAGCGGCACGTTCCTCGATCGCCGAGGTTCCTCGCTCTCGGGCATCGCGATGTGCTCTGGGGTCCCGCTCGTGAACGGCATCGTGCAGCTGTACAGCGGGAATGCGTTCGTCGCTCAAGCGACAACGAACTCGTCGGGATTCTTCAGCTTCTCGAACGTCGCGTTCTCGCAGTACACGCTCAAATACATCACGGGCGGCGACGTCCCGGTGATCTGTGGCGGGGCTGGCGCCGTTCTAACCACCGACGGCACGTCGCTCACGGATGCGGCCACACCGCCCATTCAGCTCGGCAACACGAACTGGGTAATGGCGCACGACCTCGATAACGTCGCGCGCGCGAACAGTCTCGGCGCGCAGGCGTCGAAGATCTCCGGCGCCAACGGCGTGGTGTGGACGATCCACGAGCACCTGGCGGAGACCGGGCAGGCCGCGTGGTTCAAGGTAGCGCTGCCCGCGGGGGCGACCGCAGTCGTCGAGCTCAGCGACCTCGTCGCGAACTACGACGCACTGTTCTTCGGGGATATCGGCAGTGCGTTCGCACAACTGACCACGACCACGGATGTGCTGCGCGTCAGCGCTGAGCTCGGGCCGAACACCCTCGCGTCGCCAACGGGTCTCGACTCGCCCACAGGCCTCGATTCGCCCACGGGCCTCGATTCGCCCACGGGTCTCGACTCGCCCACGGGCCTCGATTCGCCCACGGGTCTCGACTCGCCCACGGGTCTCGACTCGCCCACGGGCCTCGATTCGCCCACGGGTCTCGACTCGCCCACGGGTCTCGACTCGCCCACGGGTCTTGATTCGCCGACCGCCTACGTGAGTGCGCAGCAGCGCACCCTGATGGCGGTGTCCGCACTCGAGGGAACGGCCAACGAGCTCATCGTGCGCAACACCTGGGACAACGCCGGCTTCTTCTACATCCGGATCCGCGGCCGCGGAGGCATCTTTAGCCTGCAGAAGCCGTTCAAGCTGACCGTGACGCAGCTCCCGAGTGTCTGTGACGGCGTCGTGCGGCCACCGCTCACCCTGATCTCGGGCGCTCCCGGCCAGCCGGGCGGCGCAACAGTGATCCGCGCACAGGGGAGTCCGACGACGATCGTCGTCGCTGATCTGGGTCGCATGGTGGGCACCGCGGCGGAAAAGCAGGCGCTCCAGACGGCGCTCATCGCGTTCGGCAACCGCCCCGAAGTCCGAGCTCTCGTCCTCGACGTGAGCATGGATGCTCGCGTTGCTTTCGCGAACACCTCGGCGAATGCAAAGCTCGGCTGTCCGTTCGCCAAGAATCTCGTCGCGCAAGAGATCAAGCGGCTCATCAACTCGCAGCGCTCTGCACCGACGTCGTCGACGCCGACACAGTACGTCGTGCTCGTCGGCCCCGACGATGTGATCCCGTTCTTCCGCTATCCGGACCGCACGCCGTTCGGTAACGAGAAGCAGTTCGTGCCGCCGGTGCGTGACCAGAGCGCCTCGCAGGCCGCTCTGCGCCTCAGCTACATCCTGAGTCAGGACAGCTACGGCACCTCCCTCGACGTTGCGCGTGCTGATCACACGTTCCCGATCTTCGACCTCGCCGTGGGTCGGATTGGTGAGACACCAAGCGAAGCGAAGGGCTTGCTCGACGCGTACATGGGCACGACAGCCGGGGTAACGCCGATCACGACGCGTTCGCTCGTCACCGGTTACGACTTCATGGCCGACGGCGCCAGACTCGTACGCGAGCAGCTGGACCTATTCAATGTCCTGCCTGATCCGCTGAATCGGACGCAGAAGACCGTCGCCGTGACCAAGGAGGGCGTCACCACGACGTACCAGCTCATCAACGAGCCCGGCAGCACCCCGCCGTGGACGGCCGACGCCTTGCGTGCGGCGTGGCTCAATGAACGTCACGACGTGACGTTCCTGGCGGCGCACTTCAGCGACTCGCTCGTACAAGCCGCCGACAGCACCACGGTCGCAATGGCGAGCGAGCTCGTCACGTCGCCGGTCGACATGACCAACGCGATCATCTTCGGGCAGGGCTGCCACCTCGCGTATAACACGGTCGACCGCGACGGTATCCAGAACGTCACCCGGACGACCGACTGGGCGCAGGCAGCTGCTCGGAAGAAAGCGACGCTCATCGCCGGGACGGGTTACCAATATGGAATCGGTCCCGAGCCGACAGACCCGCCCGGCGACCTGATCGACTTCGGCGAGCGCCTCTATCTCGAGCTCGCAAAGCAGCTGCGGCGCGGCACGCTTTCCGGAAACGTATCGATCGGTCAGGCGCTGATCGAGGCGAAGAAGGTGTATCTAGGCACCGTCGGCTCGACGATGGGCACCGTGCACGAGAAACAGCTCCTCGAGACGACGCTCTTTGGCTTGCCGCAGCTCTCGATCAATGTCGGTACCGATCGTTACACCCCGGCGTCTGACGCCGTGATCCCGGGGATCACACCTGGCACCGAGCTCGCGGACGTCACGATCACGCCGGGCACCCTCACACCGCACGGTGGCTACGTCTCGGGAAGGAACGGGATCCTCAGCCTGCCTGGTCAGCCGATCCTGCCGCTCGACATCAGCAACGTCTCGAATGGCACGATGGTCCTGCGCGGCGTTGGCTTCCGCGGTGGCGACTACACAGACTTCGCGAATTTCAAGCCCACCGTGGCCACGCCGGTGACCGAGCAGAACGGGTCGCTCAGCTTGACCTACCGCTCGCTGGTCTTCACCCCTACTCGCCTCGCGACGGTGAACTACTACCAGACCCTCAGCGGTGGTGGCACGAACCTCTTCGTCACGCCCGCGCAGTTCAAGTCTGACAACGCCGGTTCGTCGCTTGGCACGTCGCGCCAGTACAGTTCCGTCGGCCTTCGGTTGTTCTACCGCTCGGCGCCGCTGGTTGGTGGACTTGCCGGCCCGCCGGAGCTGATCAATGTTCGGGCACGACCGGACGGCGACGCCGTGATCTTCGAGGTGGCGGTGGTCGGCGACCCCAGCGTGCCGATCGACGGCGTGTGGATCACCTACCGCCGCAGCACCGGCCCGACCACGGGCACGTGGTCGTCGAAGGATCTCGATCACGACACCGGTCCGATCACGACGCGTTGGTCCAAGCGCATCCTGTTGACCGACCTGAACGTGACGAACCCCGCTGGCATTGAGTTCATGGCGCAGGCCGTGAACCATGCCGGACTTGTGGGCCTGGCGACGAACTCGGGCAACTACTACAAGCCCTCGGGCGCCGTCGTAACAGCCGCGACCCCGAAGAACCCGACCAGTGTCACGATCCTTCCCGCGCCTGATACGAACTTCAGTGGCGTCTACCGCGGCGAGGCGACGTTCAAGGCGACCCTGCGGCAGAACGTGAACGGTGCGAGCCAGCCGCTCGGTGGTGCCACCCTGACGTTCACGCTAGGCGGCCAGCGTCTGAGCGCTGTGACCGTGGTGACCGGCGGGGTCGCTCAGGCCAGTGTCACGATGCGACTGTTCCAGCGTCCCGCGACGTACAACCTTGCCGTCGGCTTCGACGAAGACGCCGGCCACCTCGCCTCGTCGGCGACAGCTCCGTTCACTCTTTCGCCACGCCCGACGACCTTGACCTTGGCTCAACCCGCGCTCTCGTTCCCGGGCGGCACCACCTGGTCGAATGTTGCGACGCTCAGCATGGGCACCGGCATCCCATTCGAGCAGCAGACGATCTTCTTCGTGGCGATAGGCACAAGCGGCGCGGGCACGGGCCAGACCTTCGTCACGAGCGCGCCGACCTCGTTGCTCGGCAAGGCGAGCATCACAGGTTTCCCGCTGCCGGTCGGGAAGTACAGCCTGACCGCGTACTTCGCGTCGGTCGTTCCTCTCCCCGGCGGACTCACGTATGACGCGCGAAACCCGCGCTACATCGGCTCGAGCGTCACCGGAACAGTCGACGTCACCGTGCCCCCTGGGACCATCGCGTTCACGAGCACCCGCGACGGCAACACGGAGATCTACACGATGAACGTCGACGGCTCAGGCGTGCAGCGGCTGACGAACAACAACAAGCTCGATGCCGACCCGGCGTTCTCGCCTGACGGCACCAAGATCGCCTTCACCAGCAACCGCGACGGCAACGCCGACATCTACATCATGAGTGCCGACGGCTCCGGCGTAAGGCGACTGACATCCAATTCCGCCATCGACGCGTTGGGCAACTGGTCACCGGACGGCGCCAAGATCGTGTTCACCAGCACGCGTAACGGCAACGTCGATATCTGGGTGGTGAACGCCGACGGCACCGGGACTCCGCAGCGGCTCACGACGAACTCCGCCTTTGATGGCGACCCGTCCTGGTCGAAGGACGGAAAGATCGCCTTCACCAGCACCCGCGACGGGAACGCGGAAATCTACGTCATGAACGCCGACGGCAGCGCTCCGAAGCGGCTCACCAACAACCCGGCCTGGGACACGATGGGGAGCTGGTCTCCGGACGGCACTCGGATCGTCTTCACGAGCACTCGTGACGGGAGCGCGCGGATCTACGTCATGAATGCCGACGGGACCGGCCAGACGCGGCTCACGAGCGGGCCCGGCCAGGATGTCACGCCCGAATGGTCGTCTGACGGTAAGAAGATCGTGTTCAGTAGCTTGCGGAACCTGAACTTCGACATCTACGTGATGAACGCCGACGGCTCCAACCAGACGCGGCTCACCAACAATCCCGCGATCGACATACTCCCCGACATCTATTGATCGGGGTCGGCCGCGACGCGGTCGACGCTAGGCGCGTCTAAACGTCGCAGATCGAGCGCCGCGCCGAGCTCGGTGAGGATCGCGCGAGCCTCCGCGATCAGGGGATCGGCGTCCTGGCGGCGCGCGTCGGATACTGGTAGCCGTGCGTAGGCGCGACCGAGCGCGCCGAGCGTCCGCGCAAGCTCCTGACGGTCGTCGAGCCGCTGTAGCAGGTCGCGACTCGCCTCGAGCGCGACCACAGCGCCCGCCACGTCGCCGGCCGCGGCGCGGGCCATTCCCAGGACTTGTAGGGCGACGCCTTGACTCTCGGGCAAGCCAAGGCCGCGAGCGACCTCGACCGCCCGCTCACTGACGGATAACGCGATTCGCGAGCCTGCTGCGAGGTAGCCCATCGCCAGATCGCGCCAGCCGTCGACGAGGTTCGCCAAGCTGCCCGCGCGTTCCAGGACTTCGACGGCGGACTGCAACTCGGCGATTCCCGCTGGGATGTCACCACGCTCGACCTTCGTCGCGCCGAGACCAAGCCCCGTCGCCCCGATACCCATCGTGTAGCCGAGCGCACGCGCGATCTGAAGCCCTGCCCCGAAGTCCGCTTCAGCGGCGGCCAACTCGCCCCGTAAGTACTCGATCTGGCCGATGTTGTTATGGCTGTGCACGCGTCCCAGTTGGTCGCCGATCCGCTCTCGGATCGCAAGTGCGCGACGGTATGCCGCGACGGACTCGGCGTGCCGGCTCCGACGGCGATTCGCCAATCCCACGTTGTTGTGGACGTTTGCCTCGCCGAGTACATCACCGAGGCGCTCGTACGCAGCCAGGCTTTCGCCGAAGTAGGCGAGAGCCTTCTCGATCTCTCCACGGTGTGAATGCACCGTTCCGATCTGCTTCAGTGCCTCCGCACGAGCATCGTCGTCACCCGCACGCTCGGCATCCGCTATGGACTGCTCGAGAGTCGCCACCGCGTCGTCGTAGTGGCCCTGCCGCCACCGGACCTCAGCGATGTTCAGCAACGCATGGGCTCGCTCAGCTGGTGCATCCGAAGGCAGCAGCTTCAGAACGTCCTCGAAGATCCCGATTGCAGCCGTCATGTCGCCGCGAAGCTGGTGGACGATGGCTGTCTTGCGACGCACGCGCGCCCGGTCGACGACGTCACCGGCAGGACGAACGTCGAGCGCCTGCGCGTACGCAGCGAAGGCATCCTCGTACTTCCCCACGACGCGTTGCACGTCAGCGATCGCCTCGAGCGCCTCGGATCGAACGGTCGCGTCGCCCCCGCTGCGCTCGATGCAGCCTTGGAAGTAATCGAGCGCCTCGGTATTGGCGTAGAGACGCTGTGCGCGGTGGCCGGCGCGCATCAACCACGTCCGCGCCTTGGCGTCGTCTTCGCCGCGCCGGTAGTGGAAGGCCAGGGTGTCGATGAACTCCTCGATGCGCTCGCCGAAAAGCTCGGTGAAGGCGTCCCCGACGACCACGTGCGTTCGTCGGCGCTGCGCGATCAGCTGCGTGCGGTATGCGACCTCCTGAACGAGCGCATGTGCGAACGAATAGGTCGGCTCGGCGGCGTTGACTCGGCTGACGAAGTGCTCTCTCTCGAGCTTGCCGAGCGCGGGGTCCAAGTCATCGTCCGGCGTGACACGAGCCAGCACGCGCGTCCAGAAGGTGCGGCCGATCACGGCCGCGCCGTGGGCGACGTGACGAGGCGACGGGTCGAGCGAGTCCAGCCGCGCCTCGAGGAGGTCCTGGACCGTCGTCGGCACGACCAGCTCCTTGCCGGGCCGCAGAGAACGAACGACCTCCTCGATGAAGAACGGATTACCGGCTGTTCGGTCGAGGATCATCGCCCGAGTCGCCTCATCCAACGGAGCGGGTGCGAGCCGATCGACAAGCTCAGCTGCGGCCGCGATCGGCAATGCGTCGAGCGCGATCGCTTCCGCCGGCCACCCGATGTCGGTCGGTTCGCGCGACGTGCTCACGAACATGCAGCGCATCGGCCGGACCGCCGCGCTCAACGCGCCGATGACGTCCGCCGATGACGCGTCGCGCCAGTGCAGATCTTCGATCACGAGGATCAGCGGAGCGATCTCGCTGCGGCGCTGTAGCGCATCGCGTAGCAGCGAAACGATGAGCCGGCGCTTCCCGGGCGGATCGAGCGGGGACCGGACCTCGTACCCGAGCAGCTCGAGGAGCAGGGTGATCCCAGCCGTGCCCGACGCGGCAAGGTCCGGAGAGTTGGCCAGGGCTGCGCGCGCCGTGGCTTCGTCATCGGTCGGGCCGATCGCGAGCATGCGCCGGACCAGGTCGGCCACGAGCGCATAGGGCGTCGCCTGCTCGTACGAGTTGGCGCGGGCGCGAACGCGTGCGGAATCTTTCGGCAGACCTGACAGAAGCTCGCCGATCAGTCGTGTCTTGCCGACCCCGGCCTCGCCATACACGTGCACGACCTGACCGTTCCCCGCAAGCGCTTCGCGGTAGTGCGCATACAGGCGCGCAAGCTCGCTCTCGCGGCCGACGATCTTCACACCGCCGCGAGGGCTCGCTCGTCGCTCCGGCCCGAGAACCCGGTAGACCGCGACCGGTTCGGATTTGCCCTTCACGCTCAGCGGCTGAAGAGCCTCGAAGACGAACGCGTTCCGCGCGAGTGCCAGCGTCGATTCG
This portion of the Candidatus Limnocylindria bacterium genome encodes:
- a CDS encoding adenylate/guanylate cyclase domain-containing protein → MREGTRAQPTSYQRASDAVDGTVVTVLKADISGSTALGERLDPEELRAVLGSYFAALAREIHRRGGVVDKYIGDAVIAVFGIPETREDDAARAVVAAVAMQEAIERENIELQRRYGVQLACRIGIATGRVLGGAIAEDVQDTHTVVGAPVTVAEALESAAPLGTVLVSPATRTAARGTIRFAAAEQVRPKASPQLMRAYRVLGLRHATRELVNVMGAVATSASLQVTADGTHALTEERKVVTVMFADISSSEPLGDKLDPARLRTVLGAYFGVLARAIQRYGGTVDKYIGDAVMAVFGAPVSHEDDGVRAINAALAIQRAAQSLNAMLENTHGIRIAIRIGVNTGEVVAGLLPGEVLAYTVTGDAVNTAQRIESAAPPDSVLVSESTLALARNAFVFEALQPLSVKGKSEPVAVYRVLGPERRASPRGGVKIVGRESELARLYAHYREALAGNGQVVHVYGEAGVGKTRLIGELLSGLPKDSARVRARANSYEQATPYALVADLVRRMLAIGPTDDEATARAALANSPDLAASGTAGITLLLELLGYEVRSPLDPPGKRRLIVSLLRDALQRRSEIAPLILVIEDLHWRDASSADVIGALSAAVRPMRCMFVSTSREPTDIGWPAEAIALDALPIAAAAELVDRLAPAPLDEATRAMILDRTAGNPFFIEEVVRSLRPGKELVVPTTVQDLLEARLDSLDPSPRHVAHGAAVIGRTFWTRVLARVTPDDDLDPALGKLEREHFVSRVNAAEPTYSFAHALVQEVAYRTQLIAQRRRTHVVVGDAFTELFGERIEEFIDTLAFHYRRGEDDAKARTWLMRAGHRAQRLYANTEALDYFQGCIERSGGDATVRSEALEAIADVQRVVGKYEDAFAAYAQALDVRPAGDVVDRARVRRKTAIVHQLRGDMTAAIGIFEDVLKLLPSDAPAERAHALLNIAEVRWRQGHYDDAVATLEQSIADAERAGDDDARAEALKQIGTVHSHRGEIEKALAYFGESLAAYERLGDVLGEANVHNNVGLANRRRSRHAESVAAYRRALAIRERIGDQLGRVHSHNNIGQIEYLRGELAAAEADFGAGLQIARALGYTMGIGATGLGLGATKVERGDIPAGIAELQSAVEVLERAGSLANLVDGWRDLAMGYLAAGSRIALSVSERAVEVARGLGLPESQGVALQVLGMARAAAGDVAGAVVALEASRDLLQRLDDRQELARTLGALGRAYARLPVSDARRQDADPLIAEARAILTELGAALDLRRLDAPSVDRVAADPDQ
- a CDS encoding DPP IV N-terminal domain-containing protein, translating into MLLALMPAPAAAVAGFDSQFFGMSAFLNLSRGQTGQFVVIATNTGSTMWQHTTATQVDLAFCCPVTDSPNATWNNAWISNSHYATTTVDVPPGSNAFFVFNVTVPDSATDGAHAFAFETVLAATGAPLHPEGQFEVAIVASRPETTHIAVTPNPRTIEALPGTETTIVACIKDGAGTTITGSTDALGISNGSSGLTAVTTVTGATVTAISGCASFPTAATGNVGFDLLTIIDSTTTTLDPLKVLVKAVDTTPPVINVTGPATGSTLTSANVFFSGTVGNADRDLAQVTVKIYPGSAATGTPRLTRSVLRSIDGPNAFFSASAYLPNGQWTAKVEQRDSAGNVGSSVTTFTVAAPSVTFTPSAVDAGTTEFLVSGSGFPSAEFAGVSLVDLATLSTVTPACRTGSADCSSSGLVTLVSGAFTNAGYVTQSTQAAGAYGLLVSAFGTVAVSSQALIVGPAGSIFVQIANDANGNGVVDEGDPLVDAARIDAFAVVSGVRAAMPLFSVANDSRLILDNVPAGTYDVVETNAAGFVSVDAVPGVNATKLDNDTLRLTILRDLLGSGTFLDRRGSSLSGIAMCSGVPLVNGIVQLYSGNAFVAQATTNSSGFFSFSNVAFSQYTLKYITGGDVPVICGGAGAVLTTDGTSLTDAATPPIQLGNTNWVMAHDLDNVARANSLGAQASKISGANGVVWTIHEHLAETGQAAWFKVALPAGATAVVELSDLVANYDALFFGDIGSAFAQLTTTTDVLRVSAELGPNTLASPTGLDSPTGLDSPTGLDSPTGLDSPTGLDSPTGLDSPTGLDSPTGLDSPTGLDSPTGLDSPTGLDSPTAYVSAQQRTLMAVSALEGTANELIVRNTWDNAGFFYIRIRGRGGIFSLQKPFKLTVTQLPSVCDGVVRPPLTLISGAPGQPGGATVIRAQGSPTTIVVADLGRMVGTAAEKQALQTALIAFGNRPEVRALVLDVSMDARVAFANTSANAKLGCPFAKNLVAQEIKRLINSQRSAPTSSTPTQYVVLVGPDDVIPFFRYPDRTPFGNEKQFVPPVRDQSASQAALRLSYILSQDSYGTSLDVARADHTFPIFDLAVGRIGETPSEAKGLLDAYMGTTAGVTPITTRSLVTGYDFMADGARLVREQLDLFNVLPDPLNRTQKTVAVTKEGVTTTYQLINEPGSTPPWTADALRAAWLNERHDVTFLAAHFSDSLVQAADSTTVAMASELVTSPVDMTNAIIFGQGCHLAYNTVDRDGIQNVTRTTDWAQAAARKKATLIAGTGYQYGIGPEPTDPPGDLIDFGERLYLELAKQLRRGTLSGNVSIGQALIEAKKVYLGTVGSTMGTVHEKQLLETTLFGLPQLSINVGTDRYTPASDAVIPGITPGTELADVTITPGTLTPHGGYVSGRNGILSLPGQPILPLDISNVSNGTMVLRGVGFRGGDYTDFANFKPTVATPVTEQNGSLSLTYRSLVFTPTRLATVNYYQTLSGGGTNLFVTPAQFKSDNAGSSLGTSRQYSSVGLRLFYRSAPLVGGLAGPPELINVRARPDGDAVIFEVAVVGDPSVPIDGVWITYRRSTGPTTGTWSSKDLDHDTGPITTRWSKRILLTDLNVTNPAGIEFMAQAVNHAGLVGLATNSGNYYKPSGAVVTAATPKNPTSVTILPAPDTNFSGVYRGEATFKATLRQNVNGASQPLGGATLTFTLGGQRLSAVTVVTGGVAQASVTMRLFQRPATYNLAVGFDEDAGHLASSATAPFTLSPRPTTLTLAQPALSFPGGTTWSNVATLSMGTGIPFEQQTIFFVAIGTSGAGTGQTFVTSAPTSLLGKASITGFPLPVGKYSLTAYFASVVPLPGGLTYDARNPRYIGSSVTGTVDVTVPPGTIAFTSTRDGNTEIYTMNVDGSGVQRLTNNNKLDADPAFSPDGTKIAFTSNRDGNADIYIMSADGSGVRRLTSNSAIDALGNWSPDGAKIVFTSTRNGNVDIWVVNADGTGTPQRLTTNSAFDGDPSWSKDGKIAFTSTRDGNAEIYVMNADGSAPKRLTNNPAWDTMGSWSPDGTRIVFTSTRDGSARIYVMNADGTGQTRLTSGPGQDVTPEWSSDGKKIVFSSLRNLNFDIYVMNADGSNQTRLTNNPAIDILPDIY